A stretch of Mycobacteriales bacterium DNA encodes these proteins:
- a CDS encoding glycosyltransferase: protein MTSVGCVVLSMGNRSKELANALASVLGQEQVAVDCVVVGNGWVPVELPDGVRSIALEDNVGVPAARNIGAAEVDGDILLFLDDDAELVGDDLLERAVDEFDSDAALGVLQPRAVDPTGLPTSRRHVPRLRAADAARSGDVAWFWEGASLIRRTAFDGCGGWPEQFFYGHEGIELAWRMVDGGYRVHYDADLMVLNPEAEPFRGAEHRYYDTRNRVWVARRNLPWLLATGYLAVWVSATVLRCRRVSDLRESIRGFVDGARLPSGDRRPIQWRTAWRLTRLGRPPVV, encoded by the coding sequence TTGGCGAACGCGCTGGCCTCCGTCCTCGGTCAGGAGCAGGTGGCGGTCGACTGCGTCGTGGTCGGCAACGGCTGGGTGCCGGTGGAGCTTCCGGACGGTGTGCGCTCGATCGCGTTGGAAGACAACGTCGGCGTCCCTGCGGCGCGCAACATCGGGGCTGCGGAGGTCGACGGCGACATCCTGCTCTTTCTCGACGACGACGCCGAGCTGGTCGGTGACGACCTGCTCGAGCGCGCGGTGGACGAGTTCGACTCCGACGCCGCGCTCGGCGTGCTCCAACCGCGGGCGGTCGACCCGACCGGGCTGCCGACCTCTCGGCGGCACGTCCCACGGCTGCGAGCCGCCGATGCCGCTCGTTCCGGTGACGTCGCCTGGTTCTGGGAGGGCGCTTCGCTGATCCGGCGTACCGCGTTCGATGGTTGCGGCGGTTGGCCGGAGCAATTCTTCTACGGCCACGAGGGGATCGAGCTGGCCTGGCGCATGGTCGACGGGGGATACCGGGTCCACTACGACGCCGACCTGATGGTGCTCAACCCGGAGGCCGAGCCGTTCCGAGGTGCCGAGCACCGCTACTACGACACGCGGAACCGGGTGTGGGTCGCCCGGCGAAACCTGCCGTGGCTGCTCGCGACGGGCTACCTCGCGGTCTGGGTGAGCGCCACCGTGCTGCGCTGCCGGCGGGTCTCCGACCTGCGCGAGAGCATCCGGGGGTTCGTCGACGGAGCCCGGCTGCCGAGCGGGGATCGGCGGCCGATCCAGTGGCGCACGGCGTGGCGGTTGACCCGGTTGGGCCGCCCGCCCGTGGTCTAG
- a CDS encoding bifunctional cytidylyltransferase/SDR family oxidoreductase, which produces MAASKRRRRTVGVVLAGGVGTRVGLETPKQLLKVAGKAIIEHTLAAFEATAEVDEIVVMMTPGYVPDIEAIIAARGFRKVVAVLEGGVTRNDTTKIALDHLGTEECNVLFHDAVRPLITQRVIRECVNELRNYDAVDTAIASADTIIVVDSSGEIIVDIPDRSLLRRGQTPQAFTLSTIRKAYELAWQDPAFSATDDCSVVLKYLPDVAIKVVEGSEHNMKVTAPVDLFIADKLFQLSSSTVAPLSGPAAYGEALRGRVAVVFGGSYGIGADIAVLLEEYGAGVYRFSRSTTDTHVEDPHEVEAALSKVHGDAGRIDYIIVTAGVLTTGPLSETDDRTVAEMIGVNYVAPVQIARLGAGYLEETAGQLLLFTSSSYTRGRAGYSLYSSSKAAVVNLTQALAEEWTDLGVRVNCINPERTATPMRTKAFGVEPAGDLLDARVVAQTAVDVLVSDVTGQVVDVRRPAPTVAARSARPAGAAEAVEEQVEMQEAEAEVEAALEHESP; this is translated from the coding sequence ATGGCAGCAAGCAAGAGGCGGCGGCGAACCGTCGGCGTCGTTCTCGCCGGCGGAGTGGGCACCCGGGTCGGTCTCGAGACCCCGAAGCAGCTGCTGAAGGTCGCCGGGAAGGCGATCATCGAGCACACGCTCGCCGCCTTCGAGGCAACCGCCGAGGTCGACGAGATCGTCGTGATGATGACGCCCGGCTACGTGCCCGACATCGAGGCGATCATCGCCGCGCGCGGCTTCCGGAAGGTCGTGGCGGTGCTCGAGGGCGGCGTGACCCGTAACGACACGACGAAGATCGCGCTCGACCACCTCGGGACAGAAGAGTGCAACGTCCTGTTCCATGACGCGGTCCGCCCGTTGATCACGCAGCGCGTGATCCGCGAGTGCGTCAACGAGCTGCGCAACTACGACGCGGTCGACACCGCGATCGCCTCCGCGGACACGATTATCGTGGTCGACTCCAGCGGCGAAATCATCGTCGACATCCCTGACCGTAGCCTGCTGCGGCGCGGCCAGACTCCGCAGGCCTTCACCCTTTCGACCATCCGGAAGGCGTACGAGCTGGCCTGGCAGGACCCCGCCTTCTCCGCGACCGACGACTGCAGCGTGGTGCTGAAGTACCTCCCGGACGTCGCGATCAAGGTGGTCGAAGGGTCCGAGCACAACATGAAGGTGACCGCGCCGGTCGACCTGTTCATCGCGGACAAGCTGTTCCAGCTCAGCTCGTCGACGGTCGCGCCGCTGTCGGGACCCGCCGCCTACGGCGAGGCGTTGCGCGGTCGGGTGGCCGTGGTCTTCGGCGGGAGCTACGGCATCGGCGCGGACATCGCCGTACTGCTCGAGGAGTACGGCGCCGGGGTGTACCGGTTCAGCCGGTCGACGACCGACACGCACGTCGAGGACCCGCACGAGGTCGAGGCGGCGCTGTCGAAGGTGCACGGCGACGCCGGCCGGATCGACTACATCATCGTGACGGCCGGAGTGTTGACCACCGGGCCGTTGTCGGAGACGGACGATCGCACCGTCGCCGAGATGATCGGTGTCAACTACGTGGCCCCGGTGCAGATCGCGCGGCTCGGCGCCGGCTATCTCGAGGAGACCGCGGGCCAGCTGTTGCTGTTCACGTCGAGCAGCTACACGCGCGGACGTGCCGGATACAGCCTTTACTCCTCGAGCAAGGCCGCCGTCGTCAACCTCACGCAGGCGCTGGCCGAGGAGTGGACCGACCTCGGAGTCCGGGTCAACTGCATCAACCCGGAGCGAACGGCGACCCCGATGCGCACCAAGGCCTTCGGTGTCGAGCCGGCCGGCGACCTGCTGGATGCTCGAGTCGTCGCGCAGACCGCCGTCGACGTCCTCGTCTCCGACGTGACCGGCCAGGTCGTCGACGTGCGCCGACCTGCCCCCACGGTCGCCGCTCGCTCGGCGCGGCCGGCCGGCGCCGCCGAGGCGGTCGAGGAGCAGGTCGAGATGCAGGAAGCGGAGGCGGAGGTCGAGGCGGCGCTCGAGCACGAGTCGCCGTGA